A stretch of the Mycobacterium shigaense genome encodes the following:
- a CDS encoding isocitrate lyase/PEP mutase family protein: MLLAARDQNRVRRGGKMGKGSILKNLILDPEILVMPGVFDTSSAKLAEQAGFAALQCSGAAISGFHFGRPDYSLISLEDMAACTARIVRSVDVPVMADGDNGFGNAVSSYYTVRAFEDLGAAGINLEDQVSPKRCGHLAGKELIGLEEAVAKIRAAADARRDPDFVINARTDALAVEGLSGVIRRGNAYLEAGATMIFVEGVTSRDEIRHAVDNIHGPVAVNIVEGGKSPERLAFTELQELGVARVSLPGVLLLAALGGMREALARVRKDGDTAGLSDLLLPFREAHNLFGMNEVEQLEARYLS, encoded by the coding sequence ATGCTGTTGGCAGCCCGCGACCAGAACCGCGTTAGAAGAGGAGGCAAGATGGGTAAAGGGTCGATTTTGAAGAACTTGATTCTTGATCCCGAGATATTGGTTATGCCAGGTGTTTTCGATACCAGCAGCGCAAAACTAGCCGAACAAGCCGGGTTTGCAGCACTGCAGTGCAGCGGTGCGGCGATCTCCGGATTTCACTTCGGCCGGCCGGACTACTCGTTGATTTCACTCGAAGACATGGCGGCCTGCACCGCTCGCATCGTGCGCAGTGTGGATGTACCGGTAATGGCGGACGGCGACAATGGTTTCGGTAACGCCGTGAGTAGCTACTACACGGTCAGAGCGTTTGAAGACCTCGGTGCCGCAGGGATCAACCTCGAGGACCAGGTCTCCCCCAAGCGCTGCGGCCACCTCGCCGGAAAGGAGTTGATCGGTCTCGAGGAGGCAGTAGCCAAGATCCGCGCCGCCGCTGATGCGCGGCGGGACCCAGATTTTGTGATCAATGCCCGCACCGATGCGCTCGCGGTCGAAGGATTGTCAGGAGTGATCCGTCGCGGCAACGCCTATCTAGAAGCGGGAGCCACGATGATCTTCGTCGAGGGAGTAACGTCACGAGACGAAATTCGGCACGCCGTCGATAACATCCACGGTCCGGTGGCAGTCAACATCGTTGAGGGCGGAAAATCGCCCGAGCGGTTGGCGTTCACCGAACTACAAGAACTTGGTGTGGCCCGGGTCAGCCTGCCGGGCGTACTGCTGCTGGCCGCTCTAGGCGGCATGAGGGAGGCACTGGCGCGCGTCCGCAAAGACGGCGACACCGCCGGTCTCAGCGATTTGCTGCTGCCGTTCCGCGAGGCGCATAACCTGTTCGGTATGAATGAGGTCGAACAGCTCGAAGCGCGATACCTATCATGA
- a CDS encoding GntR family transcriptional regulator: protein MAEAIPIRGPRADRARRVADVLRQQIHAATYPDGLPAESELAAEFSVSRNTIREALAALKYEGLIDRGPKVGTHVAQRKYDHRIDSLLGLKETFKHIGEVRNEVRAAMSVVAPPAVANRLRLEPGQQAVFIERLRYLGDLPLSLDLTYLAPDIGTQILDYPLETNDVFALIEQVSGHRLGSAALALEAIPADAHSAATLQVPDGSALLMLERLTSLDDGRPVDLEYIRMRGDRITMRGNLLRAAPTRSEP from the coding sequence GTGGCTGAGGCGATACCCATTCGCGGACCCCGGGCCGACCGCGCCCGCCGGGTCGCGGACGTGCTGCGCCAGCAGATCCACGCCGCCACCTATCCCGACGGGCTGCCCGCCGAAAGCGAATTAGCGGCCGAGTTTTCCGTGTCGCGCAACACCATTCGCGAGGCCCTGGCAGCCCTGAAATACGAAGGTCTGATCGACCGCGGACCCAAGGTCGGCACCCATGTCGCGCAACGCAAATACGACCACCGGATCGACTCGCTGCTGGGGCTGAAGGAAACCTTCAAACACATCGGCGAGGTCCGCAACGAGGTGCGCGCCGCCATGTCCGTGGTCGCGCCGCCCGCGGTCGCCAACCGACTGCGGTTGGAACCCGGTCAGCAGGCGGTATTCATCGAGCGGCTGCGGTATCTCGGCGATCTGCCGCTCAGTCTCGACCTGACCTACCTCGCGCCCGACATCGGGACGCAGATTCTGGATTACCCGCTGGAAACCAACGACGTCTTCGCGCTCATCGAGCAGGTGAGCGGACACCGGCTGGGCTCCGCGGCGCTGGCATTGGAGGCTATTCCGGCCGATGCGCACTCCGCGGCGACGCTGCAGGTGCCCGACGGATCCGCGCTGCTGATGCTGGAACGACTTACCAGCCTCGACGACGGCAGGCCCGTTGACCTGGAATATATCCGGATGCGGGGAGATCGAATAACTATGCGGGGCAATCTGTTACGCGCCGCGCCGACAAGGAGCGAGCCATGA
- a CDS encoding 4Fe-4S dicluster domain-containing protein codes for MTLVDNNRADVPVTIDESLCIDGCTLCVDVCPLDALAINPDTGKAFMHVDECWYCGPCAARCPTGAVTVNMPYLIR; via the coding sequence ATGACGCTGGTCGACAACAACCGCGCCGACGTGCCGGTGACGATCGACGAATCGCTCTGTATCGACGGTTGTACGCTCTGCGTCGACGTCTGTCCGCTGGACGCCCTGGCGATCAACCCCGACACCGGGAAAGCGTTCATGCATGTCGACGAATGCTGGTATTGCGGTCCGTGCGCAGCTCGCTGCCCAACGGGCGCCGTCACGGTCAACATGCCGTATCTCATACGCTGA
- a CDS encoding ABC transporter substrate-binding protein — protein sequence MKRHAAWLASVVFAIAATVSGCSLEPLSASSGVVNVVVGYQSKTINTVTAGTLLRAQGYFERRLADITTRTGTKYAIRWQDYDTGAPITAQMLAEKIDIGSMGDYPMLINGSKTQGNPLAKTEIVSITGYNPKGALNMVVVKPDSSATTLADLAGTKVSASVGSAGHGTLVRALDRAGITGVEVLNQQPQIGASALESGQVQGLSQFVAWPGLLVYQGKAKLLYDGAELNLPTLHGVVVRRSYASAHSEVLAAFLQAQLDATDFLNDKPLEAARIVAQASGLPQEVVYLYNGPGGTSFDPTLKPSLVDALKSDVPYLKSIGDFADLDVSGFVQDAPLRAVFAARDRDYNAARASGANPSLLSGDPRLASELWLDGADSTQTVSSPTALLGAIRDATARGGKVRAAYVPDTEFGTRWFADKAVWVRQGQAYLPFGTAAGAHRYLAAHPGSVAINYQQALGGSA from the coding sequence ATGAAACGACATGCAGCCTGGCTGGCGTCGGTTGTGTTCGCCATTGCCGCAACCGTCTCCGGTTGCTCGCTGGAACCCCTTTCGGCCTCCTCCGGTGTGGTCAACGTGGTGGTCGGCTACCAGTCCAAGACCATCAACACCGTCACCGCGGGGACCCTGTTGAGGGCCCAGGGCTACTTTGAGCGCCGGCTGGCCGACATCACCACCCGCACCGGAACCAAGTACGCGATCCGCTGGCAGGACTACGACACGGGCGCCCCGATCACCGCACAGATGCTCGCCGAGAAGATCGACATCGGCTCGATGGGCGACTACCCGATGTTGATCAACGGCTCCAAGACGCAGGGCAACCCGCTGGCGAAAACCGAGATCGTCTCGATCACCGGCTATAACCCCAAGGGTGCGCTGAACATGGTTGTGGTGAAGCCGGATTCGTCAGCCACCACGCTGGCCGACCTGGCCGGCACCAAGGTCTCGGCAAGCGTCGGCTCGGCGGGCCACGGCACTCTGGTCCGCGCCCTGGACCGGGCCGGGATCACCGGTGTCGAGGTTCTCAACCAGCAGCCGCAGATCGGGGCTTCGGCCCTGGAATCGGGTCAGGTGCAGGGCCTTTCGCAGTTCGTAGCCTGGCCCGGGCTGCTGGTCTACCAGGGCAAAGCCAAATTGCTCTACGACGGCGCCGAGCTGAACCTGCCCACCCTGCACGGTGTCGTGGTGCGGCGTTCGTACGCATCGGCTCACTCCGAGGTGCTCGCCGCGTTCCTGCAGGCGCAACTGGACGCGACCGATTTCCTCAACGACAAGCCACTCGAAGCGGCGCGGATCGTCGCCCAGGCGAGCGGCCTGCCCCAGGAAGTGGTGTACCTCTACAACGGGCCGGGTGGGACGTCGTTCGACCCCACGCTCAAGCCATCGCTGGTCGATGCGCTGAAAAGCGATGTGCCATATCTGAAGTCGATCGGCGACTTCGCCGATCTCGACGTGTCCGGGTTTGTGCAGGACGCGCCGCTGCGCGCGGTGTTCGCCGCCCGTGACCGCGACTACAACGCGGCCCGGGCCTCGGGCGCCAACCCGTCGTTGCTCAGCGGCGATCCTCGGCTGGCGAGTGAACTGTGGCTGGACGGAGCCGATTCCACTCAGACGGTCTCGAGCCCCACCGCGCTCCTCGGCGCCATCCGGGACGCGACCGCACGCGGAGGCAAGGTTCGGGCAGCCTACGTTCCCGACACCGAATTCGGCACCCGGTGGTTCGCCGACAAGGCGGTATGGGTGCGACAGGGCCAGGCCTACCTACCCTTCGGGACTGCGGCGGGGGCGCATCGCTACCTCGCCGCACATCCGGGCAGCGTTGCCATCAACTATCAACAGGCACTGGGAGGTTCGGCATGA
- a CDS encoding ABC transporter permease → MTAYVTGEPAAQVADDAVGAVPAAGIDTTRRSSSPWRWRLLRLVSVAAAIGLWQLLTAGKVRLLLRFDTLPTVTQTVNALHRRLGTYEYWLDLAQSLIRILTGFGLAAVIGVATGVLLGRSRLFANTFGPLTELIRPVPAIAMVPVAILLFPTDEAGIVFITFLAAYFPILVSTRHAVRALPTLWEDSVRTLGGGRWDVLTQVVLPGILPGVFGGLSVGMGVAWICVISAEMISGRLGIGYRTWQDYTVLSYPQVFVGIITIGVLGFVTAAAVELLGRRVTRWLPRAEEGTR, encoded by the coding sequence ATGACTGCCTACGTAACCGGAGAACCGGCCGCCCAGGTGGCCGACGATGCCGTCGGCGCGGTTCCGGCGGCCGGCATCGACACCACGCGGCGATCCTCCTCGCCCTGGCGGTGGCGGTTGCTGCGGCTGGTCTCGGTGGCCGCGGCGATCGGGCTGTGGCAATTGCTCACGGCGGGTAAGGTGCGCCTGCTGCTGCGGTTCGACACGTTGCCGACCGTCACCCAGACCGTCAATGCGCTGCATCGCCGGCTGGGCACCTATGAGTATTGGCTTGACCTGGCGCAGTCGCTGATCCGCATCCTCACCGGCTTCGGGCTGGCTGCGGTGATCGGCGTTGCCACCGGCGTCTTGCTGGGCCGTTCGCGCTTGTTCGCCAACACCTTCGGCCCGCTGACCGAGTTGATCCGACCCGTTCCGGCCATCGCGATGGTTCCGGTGGCCATCCTGCTGTTCCCCACCGACGAGGCCGGCATCGTGTTCATCACGTTCCTCGCGGCCTACTTCCCGATCCTGGTCAGCACCCGGCACGCGGTGCGGGCGCTGCCCACCCTGTGGGAGGACTCGGTGCGGACCCTGGGCGGCGGCCGGTGGGACGTGCTGACCCAGGTGGTGTTGCCGGGGATCCTGCCCGGGGTGTTCGGCGGCCTGTCCGTCGGCATGGGCGTGGCGTGGATCTGCGTGATCTCCGCCGAGATGATCTCGGGCCGTCTCGGCATCGGTTACCGCACCTGGCAGGACTACACCGTGCTGTCCTACCCGCAGGTGTTCGTCGGCATCATCACCATCGGGGTGCTGGGATTCGTTACGGCCGCGGCCGTCGAACTGTTGGGCCGCCGCGTCACGCGCTGGCTGCCCCGTGCGGAGGAGGGGACTAGATGA
- a CDS encoding ABC transporter ATP-binding protein: MTVGMTLELDRVRLSYTGTPVIDGLSLAVRPGEILVLTGPSGCGKSTVLRALAGLLVPDGGRVLADDAEVTTTSGDRGMVFQDNALLPWRTVRSNIELALRLRGEPRATRRSAAEHWIDELGLTGFGNYLPKSLSGGMRQRVQLARGLAGAPRAVMMDEPFGALDTQTRAAMQRLLIDTWQTHPTTIVFVTHDVDEALALGDRIVVLGRAGRPLRAVREVPDPRTDRPRDELRAEIIAALDHSVAA, from the coding sequence ATGACGGTAGGCATGACACTGGAGCTGGATCGAGTGCGGTTGTCCTACACGGGAACTCCCGTCATCGACGGCTTGAGCCTGGCGGTGCGACCGGGTGAGATCCTGGTACTCACCGGGCCCTCGGGCTGCGGCAAGTCGACCGTGCTGCGCGCGCTGGCCGGTCTGCTGGTGCCCGACGGCGGCCGGGTGCTCGCCGACGACGCCGAGGTGACCACCACGTCGGGCGACCGCGGCATGGTGTTCCAGGACAATGCGCTGCTGCCGTGGCGCACGGTGCGGTCCAATATCGAACTGGCGCTGCGGCTGCGCGGCGAACCCCGCGCGACCCGACGTTCGGCGGCGGAGCACTGGATCGACGAGCTCGGCCTCACCGGTTTCGGCAATTACCTCCCCAAGAGCCTGTCCGGTGGGATGCGCCAGCGCGTGCAGCTGGCCCGCGGCCTGGCCGGGGCACCCCGCGCGGTGATGATGGACGAGCCGTTCGGGGCGCTGGACACCCAAACCCGTGCCGCCATGCAGCGTCTGCTGATCGACACCTGGCAGACCCATCCGACCACGATCGTGTTCGTCACCCACGACGTCGACGAGGCGCTGGCGCTGGGGGACCGCATCGTGGTGCTGGGCCGGGCGGGCCGGCCGCTGCGCGCGGTGCGGGAGGTGCCCGACCCCCGTACTGACCGCCCGCGCGATGAACTGCGCGCGGAAATCATTGCGGCGCTCGATCATTCGGTGGCCGCCTAA
- a CDS encoding fumarate reductase/succinate dehydrogenase flavoprotein subunit, whose protein sequence is MEIPDLQPVRLDCDLLVIGGGTAGTMAALSAAEHGARVLLLEKAHVRHSGALAMGMDGVNNAVIPGKAEPEDYVAEITRANDGIVNQRTVYQTASRGFAMVQRLERYGVKFEKDEHGGYAVRRVHRSGSYVLPMPEGKDVKKALYRVLRQRSMREKIQIENRLMPVRVLTESGRAVGAAALNTRTGEFVAVGAKAVILATGACGRLGLPASGYLYGTYENPTNAGDGYAMAYHAGAELSGIECFQVNPLIKDYNGPACAYVANPFGGYQVNSHGERFVDSDYWSGQMMAEVKSEIDSARGPIYLKVSHLPDESLTALENILHTTERPTRGTFHANRGHDYRTHDIEMHISEIGLCSGHSASGVWVDEHARTTVPGLYAAGDLACVPHNYMIGAFVFGDLAGTHAASTLTDTAAPQQLPDDQLRDAHELIYRPLRHPDGPPQPQVEYKLRRFVNDYVAPPKTAAKLSIAVRTFDRMRAEIAEMGARNPHELMRAVEVSFIRDCAEMAARSSLTRTESRWGLYHDRADLPSRDDSEWGYHLNLRKRTNGLGEEEMAFLKRPVAPYFVPVPELDGLPPADQTVHEVEQPELVGGKAPANAESRIAPAETAFEPPSPRIAEVLALEEPTIADLRPYLADDDPGVRRTAVATLTEHIPDGYAPALFAALDDADAGVRRTSAEGIRELVEVLPDPAGAEPYLLSGDTVVRAAAVYLLAARRAGAAGQYRRALDDPDDRVRIEAVRALVSVDDVDGVVTATGDESREVRIAAAAGLATLRGGAAAVSALIGDPDPLVRAAALAALGELGCGPDDFKTVEKALQAPAWQVRQGAARALSGAAAELAVPRLSEALSDAHLDVRKAAVLSLTRWAAAPAARDALGLALKDSDADVRAYARRALDPAE, encoded by the coding sequence ATGGAGATTCCCGACCTGCAGCCGGTCCGTCTCGATTGCGACCTGCTGGTAATCGGTGGTGGCACGGCGGGCACCATGGCCGCGCTGTCGGCCGCCGAGCACGGCGCCCGGGTGCTGCTGCTGGAAAAGGCGCACGTGCGGCACTCCGGTGCGCTGGCGATGGGAATGGACGGCGTCAACAACGCCGTGATTCCCGGCAAGGCCGAACCGGAGGACTACGTCGCCGAGATCACCCGCGCCAACGACGGAATCGTCAACCAGCGCACGGTGTATCAGACGGCCTCCCGCGGGTTCGCCATGGTGCAGCGGCTCGAACGCTACGGCGTGAAGTTCGAGAAGGACGAGCACGGCGGATACGCGGTGCGCCGGGTGCACCGGTCGGGCTCCTACGTGTTGCCGATGCCGGAGGGCAAGGACGTCAAAAAAGCGCTCTACCGGGTGCTGCGGCAGAGGTCGATGCGGGAGAAGATCCAGATCGAGAACCGCCTGATGCCGGTGCGGGTGCTCACCGAGAGTGGCCGAGCCGTCGGTGCCGCCGCATTGAACACGCGCACCGGTGAATTCGTCGCCGTCGGCGCCAAGGCCGTGATCCTGGCGACCGGGGCGTGCGGCCGGCTCGGCCTGCCCGCGTCGGGCTACTTGTACGGCACCTACGAGAACCCGACGAACGCCGGCGACGGGTACGCGATGGCCTACCACGCGGGCGCCGAACTCTCCGGCATCGAATGCTTCCAGGTCAACCCGCTGATCAAGGATTACAACGGGCCGGCGTGTGCCTATGTGGCCAACCCGTTCGGCGGCTACCAGGTGAATTCGCACGGCGAGCGGTTCGTCGACTCCGACTACTGGTCGGGACAGATGATGGCCGAGGTCAAAAGCGAGATCGACTCCGCACGCGGACCGATCTACCTCAAGGTGTCGCATCTGCCCGACGAGTCGCTGACCGCGCTGGAGAACATTCTGCACACCACCGAACGCCCCACCCGCGGCACGTTTCACGCTAACCGCGGACATGACTACCGCACGCACGACATCGAGATGCACATCTCCGAAATCGGCTTGTGTAGCGGGCATTCCGCGTCCGGCGTGTGGGTCGACGAACACGCCAGGACCACGGTCCCCGGGCTGTATGCCGCGGGCGATCTGGCCTGTGTCCCGCACAACTACATGATCGGTGCGTTCGTGTTCGGCGACCTGGCCGGCACGCACGCCGCGTCGACGCTGACCGACACTGCTGCGCCCCAGCAGCTTCCGGACGACCAGCTGCGCGACGCGCATGAGCTGATCTACCGGCCGCTGCGCCATCCGGACGGCCCGCCACAGCCGCAGGTCGAATACAAGTTGCGACGGTTCGTCAACGACTATGTGGCACCGCCGAAGACCGCGGCCAAGCTGTCGATCGCGGTGCGCACCTTCGACCGCATGCGGGCCGAGATCGCCGAGATGGGCGCCCGCAACCCGCACGAACTGATGCGGGCCGTCGAGGTGTCCTTCATCCGCGACTGCGCCGAAATGGCCGCTCGTTCCTCGCTGACTCGCACCGAATCACGGTGGGGCCTATACCACGACCGCGCCGATCTGCCCAGCCGCGACGACAGCGAGTGGGGCTATCACCTCAACCTGCGCAAACGGACCAACGGGCTTGGCGAAGAAGAAATGGCTTTCCTCAAGCGTCCGGTGGCGCCGTATTTCGTGCCCGTTCCGGAGCTGGACGGTCTGCCGCCGGCCGATCAGACGGTGCACGAGGTGGAGCAGCCGGAGCTGGTCGGCGGCAAGGCGCCGGCCAACGCGGAATCCCGAATCGCCCCGGCGGAAACCGCGTTCGAGCCACCGTCACCGCGCATCGCCGAGGTGCTCGCCCTCGAGGAGCCGACGATCGCCGACCTGCGGCCGTACCTGGCCGATGACGACCCCGGAGTGCGCCGCACCGCGGTGGCCACGCTCACCGAGCACATTCCCGACGGCTACGCGCCGGCGCTGTTCGCCGCGCTGGACGACGCCGACGCGGGGGTGCGCCGCACCAGCGCCGAGGGCATCCGCGAGTTGGTCGAGGTGTTGCCGGACCCCGCCGGTGCCGAGCCCTACCTGCTGTCCGGCGACACGGTGGTGCGGGCGGCCGCCGTCTATCTGCTTGCGGCGCGCCGCGCCGGTGCGGCCGGGCAGTATCGGCGCGCGCTCGACGACCCCGATGACCGGGTGCGTATCGAGGCGGTACGGGCGCTGGTGTCGGTCGACGACGTCGACGGCGTCGTCACCGCCACCGGTGACGAGAGCCGAGAGGTACGCATCGCCGCGGCCGCCGGCCTGGCCACGCTGCGCGGCGGCGCCGCGGCCGTCAGCGCGTTGATCGGCGACCCCGACCCGTTGGTGCGGGCGGCCGCTCTCGCCGCGTTGGGCGAATTGGGCTGCGGTCCGGACGATTTCAAGACGGTAGAAAAAGCGTTGCAGGCGCCCGCGTGGCAGGTTCGGCAAGGTGCGGCCCGGGCTCTGTCCGGGGCGGCGGCCGAGCTCGCCGTGCCGCGGTTGTCCGAGGCCCTGTCCGACGCGCATCTCGATGTGCGGAAGGCCGCGGTGCTGAGCCTGACCCGGTGGGCCGCCGCGCCCGCTGCCCGCGACGCCCTGGGCCTCGCCCTGAAAGACAGCGACGCCGACGTGCGGGCCTACGCGCGCCGGGCGCTGGACCCGGCCGAGTAA
- a CDS encoding GNAT family N-acetyltransferase, producing the protein MVDYPPARITGPQLLLRPPVLDDAAPLFQRVARDPEVTKHLLWAPHPDVATTRRVINDKINVSDDERTWAVELQNSGQVIGLTSCRRPVAHSVEIGYCLGRRWWGKGLMTDVLDMLLGALQADRTVYRVWATCSVANERSAQLLERAGFAREGRLVRHAVYPTMGPEPQDSLLYAKALR; encoded by the coding sequence GTGGTCGACTATCCGCCCGCACGCATCACGGGTCCGCAGCTGCTGCTGCGCCCACCGGTGCTCGACGACGCCGCTCCACTATTCCAGCGCGTGGCCCGCGACCCGGAAGTCACCAAGCATCTGCTGTGGGCGCCGCATCCCGATGTCGCGACCACACGGCGGGTGATCAACGACAAGATCAACGTCAGCGACGACGAGCGCACCTGGGCCGTCGAGCTGCAGAACAGCGGCCAGGTCATCGGCCTGACCAGCTGCCGGCGCCCAGTCGCCCACTCCGTCGAAATCGGCTACTGTCTGGGCCGCCGGTGGTGGGGCAAGGGACTGATGACCGACGTTCTCGACATGCTGCTGGGCGCGCTGCAGGCCGATCGCACGGTGTACCGGGTCTGGGCCACCTGCAGCGTCGCCAACGAGCGGTCGGCGCAGCTGCTGGAGCGGGCGGGATTCGCGCGGGAGGGCCGGCTGGTGCGCCATGCCGTCTACCCGACGATGGGACCAGAACCGCAAGACAGCCTGCTCTATGCCAAGGCGCTGCGCTGA
- a CDS encoding serine hydrolase domain-containing protein yields the protein MNLDGNQTSLREACDAGLLAGAVTVVWQHGEVLQVNEIGHRDVDAGLPMQRDTVFRIASMTKPVTVAAIMSMVDDGKLTLKDPIARWAPELAAPQVLDDPRGPLDRTHPVNRAILIEDLLTHTSGLAYGFSVSGPISRAYTRLPFNQGPEVWLAELAKLPLVHQPGERMTYSHSIDLLGVIASRIEGKPFDRVLDERVLGPVGMPDTGFSVSPDGRRRAATMYRLDGQSRLHHDVMVPPPITPPSFPNAGGGLLSTADDYLRFVRMLLGEGTLDGVRVLSSESARLMRADRLTDEHKRHNFLGAPYWVGRGFGLNLSVVTDPAKSAPLFGPGGLGTFGWPGAYGTWWQADPTADLILLYLVQNMPDMSADVAAAVAGNTTLAKLQAVQPKFVRRTYQALGL from the coding sequence GTGAATCTCGACGGTAATCAGACTTCGCTGCGCGAGGCCTGCGACGCCGGGCTGCTCGCCGGGGCGGTCACCGTGGTGTGGCAGCACGGAGAAGTGCTGCAGGTCAACGAGATCGGCCACCGCGACGTCGACGCCGGCCTCCCCATGCAACGGGACACGGTGTTTCGGATCGCCTCGATGACCAAGCCCGTCACTGTGGCGGCGATCATGAGCATGGTCGACGACGGCAAGCTGACGCTGAAGGACCCGATCGCCCGCTGGGCCCCGGAACTGGCCGCACCACAGGTGCTGGACGACCCGCGCGGCCCGCTGGACCGCACGCACCCGGTGAACCGGGCGATCCTGATCGAGGACCTGCTGACCCACACCAGCGGCCTGGCCTACGGATTTTCGGTGTCCGGGCCGATCTCCCGGGCCTACACGCGGCTCCCGTTCAACCAGGGCCCCGAGGTGTGGCTGGCCGAGCTGGCCAAGCTGCCGTTGGTGCATCAACCCGGCGAACGAATGACATACAGCCATTCCATCGACCTGCTGGGCGTCATCGCCTCACGCATCGAGGGCAAGCCGTTCGACCGGGTTCTCGACGAACGGGTGCTGGGCCCGGTCGGCATGCCCGACACCGGGTTCTCCGTGTCCCCGGACGGACGGCGCCGCGCGGCTACCATGTACCGGCTCGACGGGCAGAGCCGGCTGCACCACGACGTGATGGTGCCGCCGCCTATCACGCCGCCCAGCTTTCCCAACGCCGGGGGTGGATTGTTGTCGACGGCCGACGACTACCTGCGGTTCGTGCGAATGCTGCTCGGCGAAGGGACGCTCGACGGCGTGCGGGTCCTGTCCAGCGAATCGGCGCGCCTCATGCGCGCCGACCGGCTCACCGACGAACACAAGCGGCACAACTTCCTGGGCGCCCCGTATTGGGTCGGCCGCGGCTTCGGGCTGAACTTGTCGGTGGTGACCGATCCGGCCAAGAGCGCGCCGTTGTTCGGACCGGGCGGGCTGGGGACGTTCGGCTGGCCCGGCGCGTACGGGACCTGGTGGCAGGCCGACCCGACCGCCGATCTAATTTTGCTGTATCTGGTCCAGAACATGCCCGATATGTCCGCGGACGTGGCGGCAGCCGTGGCCGGCAACACCACGCTCGCGAAACTCCAAGCGGTACAACCGAAGTTCGTCCGTCGTACCTACCAAGCGCTCGGCCTTTGA
- a CDS encoding STAS domain-containing protein yields MSDDFLVTRSDTAEAVVLQVSGAVDIITAPSLATHLDAALADTPAVLIVDLTKVDFLSSAGITVLVEAHRLTEGSPTSLRVAADGSATSRPLQIVGVDKIVDLYPTVADAVRGEHP; encoded by the coding sequence GTGAGCGACGATTTCCTGGTGACCCGCAGCGACACCGCTGAGGCGGTCGTGTTGCAGGTCAGTGGCGCGGTGGACATCATCACCGCGCCGTCGCTGGCCACCCACCTCGACGCCGCATTGGCCGACACGCCCGCGGTGCTGATCGTCGACCTCACCAAGGTGGACTTCTTGTCCTCGGCGGGCATCACGGTCCTCGTCGAGGCCCATCGCCTGACCGAGGGCAGCCCGACGTCGCTGCGGGTGGCCGCCGACGGCTCGGCCACCAGCCGCCCGCTGCAGATCGTGGGTGTCGACAAGATCGTCGACCTCTACCCCACGGTGGCCGACGCGGTGCGCGGGGAACACCCCTAG
- a CDS encoding cellulose-binding domain-containing protein, which produces MAGLNNHVKHRRTALHATASALMVAIAGLAVNPVAQAAAAAAASLTVEHTWQTGFIANFAVTNASMVPLSDWRLDFDLPAGESVLHTWNSTFSQSGTHVVITPANWDRVIPPGGSATGGFRGMLSGTYSPPVNCVLNGQYLCS; this is translated from the coding sequence ATGGCGGGACTGAACAATCACGTGAAGCACAGGCGCACAGCGCTTCACGCCACCGCGTCGGCGTTGATGGTTGCCATCGCCGGACTCGCCGTCAATCCCGTAGCTCAAGCGGCTGCCGCCGCGGCGGCGAGCCTGACGGTGGAACACACGTGGCAAACCGGTTTCATCGCCAACTTCGCCGTCACCAACGCGAGCATGGTGCCGCTCTCCGATTGGCGGCTTGATTTCGACCTGCCGGCGGGAGAATCCGTCTTGCACACGTGGAACAGCACTTTCAGCCAATCCGGCACACATGTTGTCATCACCCCCGCGAACTGGGATCGCGTCATCCCACCCGGTGGTTCCGCCACCGGCGGTTTCCGTGGCATGCTGAGCGGTACCTACTCGCCACCGGTGAATTGCGTGCTCAACGGGCAATATTTGTGCAGCTAG